The proteins below are encoded in one region of Streptomyces sp. NBC_00490:
- a CDS encoding PIN domain-containing protein, translating to MLLRPGVTCEKAIRFLDDLVQGGLNDVRNSVPHFAQPTLAGVEPSKLAGPDLVVTLRQYAQWTATTARQLAGVFADPAVPARLRGEHYSHIMHSPLTPYRTALLLHWELDELATYFIELQNRMRRTVEDYRSYRERVLVLDANTLLHCQRFDKIPWSRVCGKGPATLVIPHVVVEEIDTKSYSEGSEKIRKRARGVYELLGDVLKGLSSDGRFELHDGTEVQVLRDELGHRRLPNNDDEAVARAAHLQQAIAPRQITVITRDNGMRGKTMTWCLPWDFPPDKYLIPEDGFGAEHREANLASISVDVPEDGDDT from the coding sequence ATGCTGCTGCGGCCAGGGGTCACCTGCGAGAAGGCGATCAGGTTCCTCGACGATCTGGTCCAGGGCGGGCTCAACGACGTCCGCAACTCCGTCCCGCACTTCGCCCAGCCGACGCTGGCGGGCGTGGAGCCCTCGAAGCTGGCCGGGCCCGACCTGGTGGTGACGCTGCGGCAGTACGCCCAGTGGACCGCGACGACCGCCCGGCAACTGGCGGGTGTCTTCGCCGACCCCGCGGTACCGGCGCGGCTGCGCGGCGAGCACTACAGCCACATCATGCACAGCCCCCTGACGCCCTACCGAACCGCGCTGCTGCTGCACTGGGAGTTGGACGAGCTGGCGACGTACTTCATTGAACTGCAGAACCGGATGCGGCGGACCGTGGAGGACTACCGCAGCTACCGGGAGCGTGTGCTGGTCCTGGACGCGAACACCCTGCTGCACTGTCAGCGCTTCGACAAGATCCCGTGGTCTCGGGTGTGCGGGAAGGGCCCGGCGACGCTGGTGATCCCGCACGTGGTGGTGGAGGAGATCGACACCAAGTCCTACTCCGAGGGCAGCGAGAAGATCAGGAAACGAGCGCGTGGGGTCTACGAGTTGCTGGGCGACGTCCTCAAGGGCCTGTCCAGCGACGGCCGCTTCGAACTGCACGACGGCACCGAGGTCCAGGTCCTACGCGACGAGCTTGGGCACCGACGCCTGCCGAACAACGACGACGAAGCCGTGGCCCGCGCGGCCCACCTGCAGCAGGCCATCGCACCGCGCCAGATCACCGTCATCACGCGCGACAACGGGATGCGCGGCAAGACCATGACCTGGTGCCTGCCGTGGGACTTCCCACCGGACAAGTACCTGATCCCCGAGGACGGCTTCGGTGCTGAGCACCGCGAGGCGAACCTTGCGAGCATCAGCGTCGACGTCCCCGAGGACGGTGACGACACCTAA
- a CDS encoding alpha-L-arabinofuranosidase C-terminal domain-containing protein has protein sequence MSRTRWRFGLAATAFLVTAGLMPAPAHAEDTADYAITVDPTAKGAKIDDTMYGVFFEDINRAADGGLYAELVQNRSFEYSTDDNRSYTPLTSWTVDGTGQVVNDDGRLNARNRNYLSLAAGSAVTNAGYNTGVHVEEGKKYDFSVWARAESGTALTVSLQDADGSLATARRVAAKGGWAKYKATFTATRTSSNGRLTVASSAAAALDMVSLFPRDTYKHQANGLRKDLAEKIAALHPGFVRFPGGCLVNTGSMEDYSEASDWQRKRSYQWKDTIGPVEERATNSNVWGYNQSYGLGYYEYFRLSEDIGAMPLPVVPALVTGCGQNQAVDDDALLKRHIQDTLDLIEFANGPVTSTWGKKRARMGHPKPFHLTHIEVGNEENLPVEFFARFKEFRAAIAAKYPDITVISNSGPDDAGSTFDTAWQLNKDAKVDMVDEHYYNSTQWFLQNNDRYDSYDRGGPKVFLGEYASRGNAFKNGLAEAAFMTGLERNADVVKLASYAPLFANEDYVQWQPDLVWFNNHASWNSANYEVQKLFMTNVGDRVVPSAATGTPSLTGPIAGAVGLSTWATTAAYDDVKVTDADGNALLSDDFSGDASQWTHTGGGSWSVQDGQYVQTDVAAENTMVSAGDTKWHDYDLHVKATKKSGKEGFLVAFGVKDTGNYYWWNLGGWNNTQSAVEQAVDGGKSTLISKAGSVETGRAYDIDIKVRGRQVTLYLDGQEWGSFTDDKPAEPFRQVVTKDKKTGDLIVKVVNAQSTAARTAIDLGGAKVASKARVTTLTADPDAVNSETETPVTPVKSTFDGVAREFTYTFPANSITFLRIGQR, from the coding sequence ATGTCACGCACCCGCTGGAGATTCGGCCTCGCCGCCACCGCGTTCCTGGTGACGGCCGGTCTCATGCCGGCCCCCGCCCATGCCGAGGACACCGCCGACTACGCCATCACCGTCGACCCCACCGCCAAGGGGGCGAAGATCGACGACACGATGTACGGCGTCTTCTTCGAGGACATCAACCGGGCCGCCGACGGAGGCCTGTACGCCGAGCTCGTCCAGAACCGGTCCTTCGAGTACTCCACGGACGACAACCGCTCGTACACCCCCCTCACCTCCTGGACCGTCGACGGCACCGGACAGGTCGTGAACGACGACGGCCGGCTCAACGCGCGCAACCGCAACTACCTCTCCCTGGCCGCCGGTTCGGCCGTGACCAACGCCGGATACAACACCGGCGTCCACGTCGAGGAGGGCAAGAAGTACGACTTCTCCGTGTGGGCCCGCGCCGAGAGCGGCACGGCCCTCACGGTCTCGCTCCAGGACGCCGACGGCAGCCTCGCCACCGCCCGCCGGGTCGCAGCGAAGGGCGGCTGGGCCAAGTACAAGGCCACCTTCACCGCCACCCGCACCAGCAGCAACGGCCGCCTGACCGTGGCCTCCTCGGCCGCTGCCGCCCTCGACATGGTCTCCCTCTTCCCGCGCGACACCTACAAGCACCAGGCGAACGGCCTGCGCAAGGACCTCGCCGAGAAGATCGCCGCCCTCCACCCGGGCTTCGTGCGCTTCCCCGGCGGCTGCCTGGTCAACACCGGCTCGATGGAGGACTACAGCGAGGCCTCCGACTGGCAGCGCAAGCGCTCCTACCAGTGGAAGGACACCATCGGCCCGGTCGAGGAGCGCGCGACCAACTCCAACGTCTGGGGTTACAACCAGAGTTACGGCCTCGGCTACTACGAGTACTTCCGCCTCTCCGAGGACATCGGCGCCATGCCGCTGCCCGTCGTCCCCGCCCTGGTGACCGGCTGCGGCCAGAACCAGGCCGTCGACGACGACGCACTGCTCAAGCGGCACATCCAGGACACCCTCGACCTCATCGAGTTCGCCAACGGCCCGGTCACCTCGACCTGGGGCAAGAAGCGCGCCCGGATGGGCCACCCCAAGCCCTTCCACCTCACCCACATCGAGGTCGGCAACGAGGAGAACCTCCCGGTCGAGTTCTTCGCCCGCTTCAAGGAGTTCCGCGCCGCCATCGCGGCCAAGTACCCGGACATCACCGTCATCTCCAACTCCGGCCCCGACGACGCCGGTTCGACCTTCGACACGGCCTGGCAGCTGAACAAGGACGCCAAGGTCGACATGGTCGACGAGCACTACTACAACAGCACGCAGTGGTTCCTGCAGAACAACGACCGCTACGACTCCTACGACCGCGGCGGTCCGAAGGTCTTCCTCGGCGAGTACGCCTCCCGGGGCAACGCCTTCAAGAACGGTCTCGCCGAAGCGGCCTTCATGACCGGCCTGGAGCGCAACGCGGACGTCGTCAAACTCGCCTCGTACGCCCCGCTGTTCGCCAACGAGGACTACGTCCAGTGGCAGCCGGACCTCGTCTGGTTCAACAACCACGCCTCCTGGAACTCCGCCAACTACGAGGTCCAGAAGCTCTTCATGACCAATGTCGGCGACCGCGTGGTGCCCTCCGCGGCCACCGGGACACCGTCGCTGACGGGCCCCATCGCGGGTGCGGTCGGCCTGTCGACCTGGGCGACCACGGCGGCGTACGACGACGTGAAGGTGACGGACGCCGACGGCAACGCCCTGCTGAGCGACGACTTCTCCGGTGACGCCTCGCAGTGGACCCACACCGGCGGCGGCAGCTGGAGCGTCCAGGACGGGCAGTACGTCCAGACCGACGTGGCCGCCGAGAACACCATGGTCTCGGCCGGCGACACCAAGTGGCACGACTACGACCTGCATGTGAAGGCCACCAAGAAGTCCGGCAAGGAGGGCTTCCTCGTCGCCTTCGGCGTCAAGGACACCGGCAACTACTACTGGTGGAACCTCGGCGGCTGGAACAACACCCAGTCCGCCGTCGAGCAGGCCGTGGACGGCGGCAAGTCGACGCTGATCTCCAAGGCCGGGTCGGTCGAGACGGGCCGCGCCTACGACATCGACATCAAGGTGAGGGGCCGCCAGGTCACCCTGTACCTCGACGGACAGGAGTGGGGCAGCTTCACCGACGACAAGCCGGCCGAGCCGTTCCGCCAGGTCGTGACCAAGGACAAGAAGACCGGCGACCTGATCGTCAAGGTCGTCAACGCCCAGTCCACGGCGGCCCGCACGGCGATCGACCTGGGCGGCGCCAAGGTCGCGTCCAAGGCCCGCGTGACCACGCTGACGGCGGACCCCGACGCGGTGAACTCGGAGACCGAGACACCGGTCACGCCGGTGAAGTCCACGTTCGACGGGGTGGCGCGCGAGTTCACCTACACCTTCCCGGCGAACTCGATCACCTTCCTGCGGATCGGACAGCGCTAG
- a CDS encoding DUF6314 family protein, producing MGGFWPVPEVLTYLAGSWRVERSVRDLASGDAGHFSGTTVFGPWDGEGLLHQESGTFTWQGVTRPAERTLRFLPGTSPSEAEVRFTDGRYFHDLDLTSGHHITDHPCAADLYRGEFTVLDQHHWRTVWRVGGPTKDLVLTTEYARETRAGSGEG from the coding sequence GTGGGCGGATTCTGGCCAGTGCCGGAGGTACTGACGTACCTGGCCGGGAGTTGGCGGGTCGAACGTTCCGTGCGGGACCTGGCGAGCGGGGACGCCGGGCACTTCTCGGGCACGACGGTTTTCGGCCCATGGGACGGCGAAGGGCTGCTGCACCAGGAATCCGGCACCTTCACCTGGCAGGGCGTCACCCGCCCCGCCGAGCGCACCTTGCGCTTCCTGCCCGGGACTTCGCCGTCCGAGGCCGAGGTCCGCTTCACCGACGGCCGCTACTTCCACGACCTGGACCTGACCTCCGGCCACCACATCACCGACCACCCCTGCGCGGCCGACCTCTACCGCGGCGAGTTCACCGTCCTCGACCAGCACCACTGGCGCACGGTGTGGCGAGTGGGCGGCCCCACCAAGGACCTCGTCCTCACGACCGAGTACGCACGCGAGACGCGCGCCGGATCAGGCGAAGGCTGA
- a CDS encoding histidine phosphatase family protein: MSLRVTFVAAARSSPLLAERFEDDRPLDQAGWDEVQRAAGNLLPLAAAELRYCSPTPRSRATGDALGYAPLVQLALRDCDMGRWRGLTLGEAMAREPEAVDAWLADPRGIPHGGESLLAFISRVGGWLDTRPVDDGGRIVAVAEPSVVRAAVVYALKAPPSTYWNIDVRPLSTTTVTGHARRWNLRFDGTQAQPTRA; this comes from the coding sequence ATGTCACTTCGGGTCACATTCGTCGCAGCCGCCCGCAGCTCCCCGCTGCTCGCGGAGCGCTTCGAGGACGACCGGCCGCTCGACCAGGCCGGCTGGGACGAGGTGCAGCGCGCCGCGGGGAACCTGCTGCCGCTGGCCGCGGCCGAACTGCGCTACTGCTCACCGACCCCGCGCAGCCGTGCGACCGGGGACGCGCTCGGCTACGCCCCGCTCGTGCAACTCGCCCTGCGGGACTGCGACATGGGCCGCTGGCGCGGGCTGACACTGGGCGAGGCGATGGCGCGCGAACCGGAGGCGGTGGACGCCTGGCTGGCCGACCCGCGCGGCATCCCGCACGGCGGTGAGTCGCTGCTGGCCTTCATCTCCCGCGTCGGCGGCTGGCTCGACACCCGGCCCGTGGACGACGGCGGCCGTATCGTCGCCGTCGCCGAGCCCTCGGTGGTCCGCGCCGCGGTGGTGTACGCCCTCAAGGCGCCGCCGTCGACGTACTGGAACATCGACGTCCGCCCCCTCTCCACGACCACCGTCACCGGCCACGCGCGCCGCTGGAACCTGCGCTTCGACGGCACCCAGGCCCAGCCGACACGGGCGTGA
- a CDS encoding GNAT family N-acetyltransferase: MNDLAAGYEISTDPDRIDAARVHHWLSTDAYWALGRPREKQDRAIGGSLNFGVYETASGEQVAYARIITDRATFAWLCDVYVDPSVRGKGIGTALVDAVREELRPYGLRRILLATHDAHGVYEKAGFAPLANPDHWMAYLY, encoded by the coding sequence ATGAACGACCTCGCCGCCGGCTACGAGATCTCCACCGACCCCGATCGTATCGACGCCGCCCGCGTCCACCACTGGCTTTCCACCGACGCGTACTGGGCGCTCGGCCGCCCCCGGGAGAAGCAGGACAGGGCGATCGGGGGATCGCTCAACTTCGGGGTCTATGAGACGGCTTCGGGGGAGCAGGTGGCGTATGCCCGGATCATCACCGACCGGGCCACTTTCGCGTGGCTGTGCGATGTGTACGTCGATCCGTCCGTGCGGGGCAAGGGGATCGGGACCGCGCTCGTCGATGCCGTACGCGAGGAGCTGCGGCCGTACGGGCTGCGCCGCATCCTGCTCGCCACGCATGACGCGCACGGGGTGTACGAGAAGGCCGGCTTCGCGCCGCTCGCGAACCCCGATCACTGGATGGCCTACCTCTACTAA
- a CDS encoding DUF6461 domain-containing protein yields MTEITGPADYTWLKERYELLMQAYCVTLVRGLTADELLEELKAEPAGRLTGVDLLADPSYDASDDGGLFVGAATLDGWALMLEFNGYLGVTPEAMLPVSRGRRVVSHFRNVNAVDDFYWFEDGDIRLHFQPLFPNARDGSRPDGLLAEMRESGFDLRDTDDRDFGPHTEASFALAHRLTGVRLTPELFASAEFRCGIAPVG; encoded by the coding sequence ATGACCGAGATCACGGGCCCCGCCGACTACACGTGGCTGAAGGAGCGGTACGAGCTCCTGATGCAGGCGTACTGCGTCACCCTGGTCCGGGGGCTCACGGCCGACGAACTGCTGGAAGAGCTCAAGGCCGAGCCCGCGGGCCGGCTGACCGGCGTCGACCTGCTGGCCGACCCGTCTTATGACGCGTCCGACGACGGCGGGCTATTCGTGGGCGCGGCGACCCTGGACGGCTGGGCGCTGATGCTCGAGTTCAACGGCTACCTTGGCGTCACTCCCGAGGCCATGCTCCCCGTCTCGCGCGGGCGCCGAGTGGTCTCCCACTTCCGCAACGTCAACGCGGTGGACGACTTCTACTGGTTCGAGGACGGCGACATACGCCTGCACTTCCAGCCACTCTTCCCCAACGCCCGCGACGGCAGCCGTCCCGACGGACTCCTCGCGGAGATGCGGGAGTCGGGCTTCGACCTGCGCGACACCGACGACCGGGACTTCGGCCCGCACACCGAGGCGTCCTTCGCGCTGGCGCACCGCCTCACCGGCGTACGCCTGACGCCTGAGCTGTTCGCCTCCGCCGAGTTCAGGTGCGGTATCGCCCCGGTCGGCTAG
- a CDS encoding aminotransferase-like domain-containing protein: protein MQERSSVDELAERLRSELNRYSAGGKLPSSRTLVEQYRVSPVTVSRALAQLAAEGLVVTRPGAGVFRAVPRTTAAPVGDTSWQEVALSADAATDLVPRSVDASGVLVSLTEPPPEVIEFTGGYLHPSLQPEQALAAALSRAARRPGAWGRPPMEGLTELRSWFARSIGGSVTAAEVLIAAGGQSALTIALRALAAPGAPVLVESPTYPGLLAIARAAGLRPVPVPVDPDGVKPELLADAFRATGARVFVCQPLFQNPTGAVLAPERRGEVLRIAREAGAFVVEDDFVRRLVHADAGELPRPLAAEDADGVVVHVCSLTKATSPSFRVCALAARGPVLERLRAIQVVDTFFVPRPLQEAALELVGSAAWPRHLRAISTDLKTRRDAMTTALGLHLPELALPHVPSGGYHLWLRLPDGSGSTQAFGSRREAALTAAALRAGVAITPGRPYFSAEPPAGHVRLSFAAVAGVGEIAEGVRRLRQAADEVL from the coding sequence ATGCAAGAGCGTAGCAGCGTCGATGAGCTGGCGGAACGGCTGAGAAGTGAACTGAACCGCTACTCTGCTGGTGGAAAGCTCCCCTCCAGCCGGACCCTGGTCGAGCAGTACCGGGTGAGCCCGGTGACGGTCTCCCGGGCGCTGGCGCAGCTGGCCGCCGAGGGGCTCGTCGTCACCCGGCCCGGCGCCGGGGTGTTCCGGGCGGTACCGCGGACGACGGCCGCGCCGGTGGGGGACACCTCCTGGCAGGAGGTGGCGCTGAGCGCGGACGCCGCCACCGACCTCGTGCCGCGCTCGGTGGACGCGAGCGGTGTCCTGGTCTCCCTCACCGAGCCGCCGCCCGAGGTGATCGAGTTCACCGGCGGCTATCTGCACCCCTCGCTCCAGCCCGAGCAGGCACTCGCCGCCGCGCTCTCCCGCGCCGCACGCCGTCCCGGCGCCTGGGGCCGGCCGCCCATGGAGGGGCTGACGGAGCTGCGCTCGTGGTTCGCGCGGAGCATCGGCGGCTCCGTCACGGCGGCGGAGGTGCTGATCGCCGCCGGCGGGCAGTCGGCGCTGACCATCGCGCTGCGTGCGCTGGCCGCTCCCGGGGCCCCGGTGCTCGTCGAGTCGCCCACCTATCCCGGCCTGCTGGCGATCGCCCGAGCGGCCGGGCTGCGGCCCGTGCCCGTCCCGGTCGACCCGGACGGGGTCAAGCCGGAGCTGCTGGCCGACGCCTTCCGGGCAACCGGCGCCCGGGTGTTCGTCTGCCAGCCGCTGTTCCAGAACCCGACCGGCGCGGTCCTCGCCCCCGAACGCCGGGGCGAGGTGCTGCGCATCGCGCGCGAGGCCGGCGCGTTCGTCGTCGAGGACGACTTCGTACGACGGCTCGTGCACGCGGACGCGGGCGAACTGCCGCGTCCGCTGGCCGCCGAGGACGCCGACGGGGTCGTCGTCCACGTGTGCTCGCTGACCAAGGCGACCTCGCCCAGCTTCCGGGTGTGCGCGCTCGCCGCGCGGGGCCCGGTGCTGGAACGGCTGCGCGCGATCCAGGTCGTCGACACCTTCTTCGTGCCGCGTCCCTTGCAGGAGGCGGCGCTGGAACTCGTGGGGTCGGCCGCCTGGCCGCGCCATCTGCGGGCGATCTCCACGGACTTGAAGACGCGCCGGGACGCCATGACCACGGCGCTCGGCCTCCACCTCCCCGAACTCGCCCTCCCGCACGTCCCCTCGGGCGGCTACCACCTCTGGCTGCGCCTGCCGGACGGTTCCGGGAGCACCCAGGCTTTCGGCTCCAGGAGAGAGGCCGCGCTGACGGCGGCCGCCCTGCGCGCGGGGGTCGCGATCACCCCCGGCCGCCCGTACTTCAGCGCGGAGCCACCGGCGGGGCATGTGCGGCTGAGCTTCGCGGCGGTGGCGGGGGTCGGGGAGATCGCGGAGGGGGTACGGCGGTTGCGGCAGGCGGCGGACGAGGTGCTCTAG
- a CDS encoding DMT family transporter, with product MRVQSSATDPITIAVGTKPNTTAGTLVAALGVVAFSLTFPATAWGLEGFGPWSLVGVRSVLAALIAGSCLLALRVPVPARRHWAGLAVVAGGVVVGFPMLTTLALRTSTTSHAAVVVGLLPLTTAAFSALRMGTRPSRTFWTAALAGAAAVLAFTVQQSGGALTSADLYLFGSLLVCAAGYTEGGRLAKVIPGWQVVGWALVLCLPFSVPATVVALSYEPVHLTAHSVTGLLWVAAGSQFLGLVVWYRGMAMIGIPKASQLQLAQPLLTLVWSVLLLGEHLTVAAPLTAAAVLVCIAVTQRARG from the coding sequence ATGAGAGTACAGAGTAGCGCTACTGACCCGATCACGATAGCGGTCGGCACCAAGCCGAACACCACCGCCGGCACCCTGGTGGCCGCCCTCGGCGTCGTCGCCTTCTCCCTCACCTTCCCCGCGACGGCATGGGGTCTGGAGGGCTTCGGGCCCTGGTCACTGGTCGGGGTGCGAAGCGTGCTCGCCGCGCTGATCGCCGGATCCTGTCTGCTGGCGCTGCGTGTTCCCGTTCCCGCCCGCCGCCACTGGGCGGGGCTCGCGGTGGTCGCCGGCGGTGTCGTCGTCGGCTTCCCGATGCTCACCACTCTCGCGCTGCGGACCTCGACCACCTCCCACGCCGCCGTGGTGGTCGGCCTGCTCCCGCTCACCACGGCGGCGTTCTCCGCCCTGCGCATGGGCACCCGCCCGTCCCGTACCTTCTGGACGGCCGCCCTCGCGGGCGCGGCCGCGGTCCTCGCCTTCACCGTGCAGCAGAGCGGTGGCGCCCTCACCTCCGCCGACCTGTATCTCTTCGGCTCCCTGCTGGTGTGCGCGGCCGGCTACACCGAGGGCGGCCGGCTGGCCAAGGTCATACCGGGCTGGCAGGTCGTCGGCTGGGCGCTGGTGCTGTGCCTGCCGTTCTCCGTGCCCGCGACCGTGGTGGCCCTGTCGTACGAACCCGTGCACCTCACCGCGCACAGCGTGACCGGACTGCTGTGGGTCGCGGCGGGCTCGCAGTTCCTCGGTCTGGTCGTCTGGTACCGGGGCATGGCGATGATCGGCATCCCCAAGGCCAGCCAGTTGCAGTTGGCCCAGCCCCTGCTCACACTGGTGTGGTCAGTGCTGCTGCTGGGTGAGCACCTGACGGTGGCCGCCCCGCTGACGGCCGCGGCGGTACTCGTCTGCATCGCCGTCACCCAGCGGGCGCGAGGCTGA
- a CDS encoding DUF1918 domain-containing protein, with the protein MLATVGDQLVQHGRVVGQHDKIGEIVEVMGQGGNPPFRVRFEDGHVGVCSPGPDTEIRHKDTAH; encoded by the coding sequence ATGCTTGCAACCGTGGGCGACCAGCTTGTGCAGCACGGCAGGGTGGTCGGACAGCACGACAAGATCGGCGAGATCGTCGAAGTGATGGGGCAAGGGGGCAACCCCCCGTTCCGCGTCCGCTTCGAGGACGGGCACGTGGGCGTGTGCTCGCCCGGCCCCGACACCGAGATCCGTCACAAGGACACCGCGCACTAG
- a CDS encoding glycoside hydrolase family 10 protein has product MGRLSRRAFGLAVLSTVTTASGTASAAPARRPREVRETRGVWIASVANRDWPSRTGLTAAQQRAELIAHLDKAVADRLNTVILQVRPTADALWPSPYEPWSQYLTGTQGTSPGWDPLGTAVREAHERGLELHAWFNPYRVSIQADPTKLVASHPACRNPEWVVAYGGKLYYNPGLPEVRSFVQDAILDAVEKYPVDAVHFDDYFYPYPVAGQTFDDDAAYDEHGGGFATRAAWRRDNIDRLVRETAARIRQTRPATRFGISPFGVWRNVATDPLGSETRAGVQSYDDNYADTRKWVREGWIDYLVPQLYWNIGFAAADYAKLAPWWAEVARGSRTKLYLGEALYKAGDPAQPAAWQDPAELSRHLTLAKDHPELCGHVFFAAKEVSADPVGAMARVVADHYQQPARPSR; this is encoded by the coding sequence ATGGGGCGTTTGTCACGCCGGGCGTTCGGACTGGCCGTGCTGTCCACGGTCACGACAGCGTCGGGCACCGCGTCGGCCGCACCGGCCCGCCGGCCGCGCGAGGTCCGGGAGACGCGGGGCGTCTGGATCGCCAGCGTGGCCAACCGCGACTGGCCCTCCAGGACCGGGCTGACCGCCGCCCAGCAGCGCGCCGAGCTGATCGCGCACCTCGACAAGGCGGTGGCGGACCGTCTCAACACCGTGATCCTCCAGGTACGGCCCACCGCGGACGCGCTCTGGCCCTCGCCGTACGAGCCCTGGTCGCAGTACCTCACCGGCACCCAGGGCACGTCCCCCGGCTGGGACCCGCTCGGCACGGCCGTGCGGGAGGCGCACGAGCGGGGCCTGGAGCTGCATGCCTGGTTCAACCCCTACCGTGTCTCCATCCAGGCGGACCCGACGAAACTGGTCGCCTCCCACCCCGCCTGCCGGAACCCGGAGTGGGTGGTGGCGTACGGCGGGAAGCTCTACTACAACCCCGGGCTGCCCGAGGTCCGCTCCTTCGTGCAGGACGCGATCCTGGACGCGGTGGAGAAGTACCCGGTGGACGCGGTCCACTTCGACGACTACTTCTATCCGTACCCGGTGGCGGGCCAGACCTTCGACGACGACGCGGCCTACGACGAGCACGGCGGCGGCTTCGCCACCCGGGCCGCCTGGCGGCGGGACAACATCGACCGACTGGTGCGGGAGACCGCGGCCCGCATCCGGCAGACCCGGCCCGCCACCCGCTTCGGCATCAGCCCCTTCGGGGTGTGGCGCAACGTCGCCACCGATCCGCTCGGCTCCGAGACGCGGGCGGGTGTGCAGTCCTACGACGACAACTACGCGGACACCCGCAAGTGGGTCCGCGAGGGCTGGATCGACTACCTCGTGCCGCAGCTCTACTGGAACATCGGCTTCGCCGCCGCCGACTACGCGAAACTGGCGCCCTGGTGGGCGGAGGTGGCGCGGGGGAGCAGGACGAAGCTGTATCTGGGCGAGGCCCTGTACAAAGCGGGGGATCCGGCCCAGCCGGCCGCCTGGCAGGACCCCGCCGAACTGTCCCGGCACCTCACCCTCGCCAAGGACCACCCGGAGCTGTGCGGGCATGTCTTCTTCGCGGCCAAGGAGGTGTCGGCGGATCCCGTCGGCGCGATGGCGCGCGTGGTCGCCGACCACTACCAGCAGCCGGCGAGGCCTTCACGCTGA
- a CDS encoding 3-hydroxybutyryl-CoA dehydrogenase — MTDIERVGVVGCGQMGAGIAEVCARSGLDVKVAETTGEALEIGRTRLFNSLTKAAERGKISEEERDATLARLSFTTDLGEFSERDLVIEAVVENEQVKTEIFQVLDQVMTRPDAILASNTSSIPLVKLAVATSRPDHVIGIHFFNPAPVQKLVELIPALTTSEGTISRAQAFAEKLLGKHAIRAQDRSGFVVNALLVPYLLSAIRMFESGIAGREDIDNGMEMGCAHPMGPLKLSDLIGLDTIVSIANSMYDEYKEPLYAAPPLLQRMVDAGRLGRKTGSGFYTYG; from the coding sequence GTGACCGACATCGAGCGCGTCGGAGTAGTGGGCTGCGGCCAGATGGGGGCCGGCATCGCCGAGGTCTGCGCCCGTTCCGGACTGGACGTGAAGGTCGCCGAGACCACCGGTGAGGCCCTGGAGATCGGCCGGACCCGGCTGTTCAACTCGCTGACGAAGGCCGCCGAACGCGGCAAGATCAGCGAGGAGGAGCGCGACGCGACCCTGGCGCGCCTGTCCTTCACCACCGACCTCGGCGAGTTCTCCGAACGCGATCTGGTGATCGAGGCCGTCGTCGAGAACGAGCAGGTGAAGACCGAGATCTTCCAGGTGCTCGACCAGGTCATGACGCGCCCGGACGCGATCCTCGCCTCCAACACCTCCTCCATCCCCCTGGTGAAGCTGGCGGTCGCCACCTCGCGCCCCGATCACGTCATCGGCATCCACTTCTTCAACCCGGCCCCGGTGCAGAAGCTCGTCGAGCTGATCCCGGCGCTCACCACGTCCGAGGGCACGATCAGCCGCGCCCAGGCCTTCGCCGAGAAGCTGCTCGGCAAGCACGCGATCCGCGCCCAGGACCGCTCCGGGTTCGTGGTCAACGCGCTTCTCGTGCCGTATCTGCTCTCCGCCATCCGGATGTTCGAGTCGGGCATCGCGGGCCGCGAGGACATCGACAACGGCATGGAGATGGGCTGCGCCCACCCGATGGGCCCGTTGAAGCTGTCGGACCTGATCGGTCTGGACACGATCGTCTCCATCGCCAATTCGATGTACGACGAGTACAAGGAGCCGCTCTACGCCGCTCCCCCGCTGCTCCAGCGCATGGTCGACGCCGGCCGCCTGGGCCGCAAGACCGGCTCCGGCTTCTACACCTACGGCTGA